The genomic segment GGAGGCGCTCGGAGCGCTGCTGGACTTTGCCTACACGGCCACGCTGACCGTCAGCCACAGCAGCGTGGCCGACATCCTCGCCGCCGCACGCCTCCTGGAGATCCCGCCCGTTCAGGATGTCTGCACACACCTGCTGGACACCAAAGTGCTCTCCCCGCCGGTATGACACCATTCTGCCACTGCACATTGCATTTTAagattaaatgtttttattcgtACTTATGTCCGGGAGATTTTAAAACACTATTCCACCACTTGATAGGAGAGTTTatttgacatcacagttgctcaggGGTCGGGTAATGAAATTTCCAGTGGAATTAAATAGTCTTAAAGAATTGCCTTTGATATGCCTTGAACTGATGAAACACCACATATGAAATGTTTGAGTTGCATTGGTAAGAAACATCCTCCATTTGCCTTGGCAGGGGTCAAATTAAAATCAGTAATCAATTTCAAAGACGAGTAATAATAATCTCAACATTATCAGTGGCTCTCACCATGCCAAACGCACACCCACGGCCTTGGGGTTAGTTCAACGCTTACTCACGCTCAGCCAATTGCTTGTGCGGAGGAACAGCacgctgtgcgtgtgtgtgttttcaagcATAATATTACAGCTACACGTCCACATAATCAAGAGTAGCGATTGGCTCCTGTCTCAATGTTATCACTGAATGATCACGGCAGCGCTTCACTTGCAATCATGTAGGCCAAGAGTCAAATTAACTGAGGTCAGTTCAGTTTACGACTCGTCGCAGTCTATTAAAAACCCGCAGTATGAACACCTTTGTAGTAACCATCCACCATTTTGTAAGATGCTTCCAGATAACGAGACAGTCAACTATTGAGTGTCAGACCAATTTGCACGTGTGTGGAACAGTACAGACTGGTTTAAGCTATTAATACAAccaattatgttttttttgggggggggggagcgaatttttttctcattctcCTTTTTTCCTCTCGTAACCTAATTGTCAACCGTGCATCTAGTGTACCTTAAATCTGTCTCCTTCCTTCTCCAGGCGGGTAGTGAGCAAAGaaatgaggatgaggagagggGCAGAGGAGGAGGCGAGCAGGGAAACCAGGTGCTGGCCCGGGAGTTCCTGGAGTACTTCCAGAGAGGGGCGCACTGgggcagcagctgcagcacgCCAGAGCTCAGGGACCTGCCCACGCACCTGCACTTTAACCACGGCAACGGCGGGACCCCCAGCAACGGAGCGCCCGGTGGCCCCGGTGAGTACTACTCCCCCCTGGCCCTGGCTTTGGCTCAGGCCCCCATCCACGAgccagaagaggaagaggacgaggaagaggacgaCGAGGACGGAGAAACGGTGCAGGGCAACGGAATAAACCTCGGGTCATTTTACTGCCCTCCCTCCCAGAACGGGCACTTCTACCTCCCCCCCGAGGCGCGGCCGGGGCTCGAGGCCCCCGAGACGGAAGATAGCGCCCTACAGCTGATAGCTAGGGAGAGGGGCTCGGCCAGCGCCCTCTTGCAGCAGATGATGGACTCCATCGAGAGGCAGAAGCAGCGCGGGGCGGCCGGGGAAGATCCGGGCGACGGGGACGACCCCGATATGGAATTTTACTACAATTACTTTAACAGCACTCAGCTTGAGGACACGCCTTCCACCGGCGTGACGTCGAGCGGTACGCCGCTCTGGTTGTCAAGAAGCAACTCCGGTCACGACAGAGTGGGCGGAGGGGAAAGAGGGGTCGGCGAgaggggcggcggcggcgagagGAAGATGCGCTCCAAGGCCTTTCAGAAGTGTCCCATATGCTCCAAGGTCATCCAAGGAGCCGGCAAGCTGCCCCGCCACATCCGAACACACACGGGGGAGAAACCCTATGAGTGCACCATCTGCAAAGTGCGCTTTACCAGGTAAGCCCAATTAATGAAGCCACCGTATCACGTGGCACCGACACTTTTGGCCTTGGCACAACGACGCGGTGAGTGGTATGCATCTGCAGAGTCGGAGGCTTGGGCTTTGCATTAAGGGGCTAAcgcagtgtttatttttgcatcgCTTAGCATCAGCTCCAACATGGTGATAAAAGTGGCTTTTATTGAGATGCTCTGCAAAGCAAAGTCCTCGACTCGTAGCGCAGGGGTCCTATAAAAGAAGGCTGTGACTGCCCGACGTTATCTAGGTGGAGGCCTGCTATAAAGTTCTGATACAGAAGGGGGGTTGCAAGGCCTGGATTGTGTGCTTCAGTGCAGCCATTTGAACTTTTGATCTCTGCCTGAATTGCCCACAGCAGAGTAGTTAttccacccccccccactccacaCTCGCTTTGTCGCTACTTTACCTCCATAATGAAATCTGACTTGCGCCGCTCGGATAAATGCGAGCAGAGTTTAGCGTGACACTTTGACTGATTTCCCTGTATCGAGGAAGCCCGTCTTTTCCTTGAAATCCCTTCTGTAATTAATCAGAGCACTCGTGCTTGGAATAGATGCAGCGGGCTTCAAGTACCTAACAACTTTTGGGACGCGGCGGAGACCGGTGTGAACCGAATTGCCCTCCTGGTTAAATTCGACCGGCAGTGGGAAGTGGGCTATTTGTAATCGTAATCCTGTTTGATCGGGGTTAGGAGTGCCGCACACTAGGTAATAAATCACTGCTGTCCTTAAGATAATTCAGCCCTGTCAGTGGCGGTGTTAACGCTTGTTCGTTTAGGGTACGGTTGGCGCAAATGATTGGCTCCTTGTTTAGTGTGAGAGCTAATCCATTTAAATTGCTTATGTTGTCAAATAGGGGGAGGGAAGGGCAAGAGCCAGTTGAAGGTGTCCTGATAAAGTTCAGTCCAAACTGGCATGTGACCTCCTGGGAGCTCGATTGTATCATTTACTACAATTCACAACGAAATCATGTGATGTTTAGAAGCTAAATTTAAGAATGTGGGGATTTAGTTGTGCCCAGTCAATTGACTGTTGCTTTGCTCCCAGAAAAGTTGGAACCATAAAAACATGCCACGGTGAACGTTGAGCTTTATTGTCAGGATACAGTCATGCAGATAAAGATGTACACTTTATGGTTTCGCCTCAGGCGACCTGGTTGACCTCACTGGAACTGGTGGTGAGCCAAATGTTTGGCcatgaaacagaaaataaaagcatttgcGGTGTATTTCGCTGACCTTGTAGGAATCGATGTTTTGATGCTTCTTCATTAGTGTTTATTCTGATGCCCTTTtgtgctccctccctccctccctccctccaggcaAGACAAGCTCAAGGTTCACATGCGGAAGCATACGGGAGAGAAGCCTTACCTCTGTACGCAATGCGGGGCCGCCTTTGCTCACAACTACGACCTGAAGAACCATATGCGCGTTCACACCGGCCTGCGCCCCTACCAGTGCTCCAGCTGCTTCAAGACTTTTGTACGCTCAGACCACCTGCACCGCCACCTCAAGAAGGACGGCTGCAACGGCATCCCGTCCCGCCGGGGCCGAAAGCCTCGGATGCGAGAACCCGGGCTCCTGGATGCCCCCATGGGTCTGCTGAGCCCCGGCTCAGACACTAGCCTGGAGCCTCACATCATCAAGGAACAGCAGCTCTCGGAAGCTCTCAAGTCTGAGGTGGAGGGGGCCCGCGCACACAGCCCACAGCTCGCAGGGGGGGGCACACCCTGAGACAAAACCCTTAAGAAatagacggacggacggtcACCATCACAACGTCACTCTGCTCCGCACAGGAGGAAAAATACAGACTTCAAAAggatatatagatatataaaaGCTAACTATGGCTCTATACAACCAAATCAGGGTGTCACAAAAGTTTGAatcttaacatttctttctccttttactttgggaaaaacaaagtaGACTTGAAAGCACTTGAGTCGGTTTAAAGAGCAACCAACGCTTCAAATCACACACCCGCGACGTGTCCACTTTCtgggccatttttttcttatcaatAATAATCGGGGGTTTTATACATTGGCGTCATGTATAAAGGACACTAAGAAACTATGCAGTTgattttaggtttttattATCGGGTGAGCTCTGAGCAAAGGTGTCTGAGCTCCTTCCGACAGCCGTACGGGTGAAGCGAGGACAAATCTTTCCCAGAGAAaacagcttttctttttttttttttttttattcttttgcaGGTTTAGAGATGTACAGTTACCATAGAAACAACGTTGCCATAATATGGCATATGCAAGGAAAACTCACCACACTTGTGATGCAACATGCTCACTCGCttgctctctcactctctcgctctccaAATGCTCCAGAAAGAGTCCTAGACAAGGGTTTGATTGAAGTGTTACTTACTCGATAAGAAAAATGCGTTTTGTCTTAGAACGAGTCAAATCCACATGGGTGGAGGCTCCAGGTTGCAGGACGAGGGAGTACGAGGCTGGCTGTTTTTAAAACGCTACCACTGCCCTCCGACCTCTGTAATTTAAGTTTTCCTGtcttaatttgatttttattagtTGACTGGGTACTTGACACTTTATAATAATGTATACATGTGTATATACAGCATGGGCCGATGATGACATCCCCTGTTAACTGGCTTTTTctgacggggggggggggctggacGTCGTGTTTCTCACAGCGTCGGCAAACAAACCGTATGAATGTTTGTTGAGCATAGCGTCACCAgagtgaggggaggggaaaaaaaacacttgataGATCCTGTCtgaaaatgattgaaatgatTGCTTGTGCTTTGCTTTGTGCAGCATGTCCTTGTGTGACAAGGTGCAGGTTTAAGGAACAAACAGGGAGACCAAATGAGACTGATGAAGAGAAAAGAtgagcacctttttttttcttcctttctctCTTTGTATAATTGAACTAAAGACATCCAATAGAAAGGTCGAGGGAtattgaaagattttttttttttattttctgttggaaatatttttcttttcacaaccTGGACCATTTAGAGAGCGGTATAAATACCTGCCCCGTGTTAGGAAGGCCAAACAGAAATGCAGCTGCTTCACAGGAGGAAAGGGGAAGGGAGGCGGATCTCGCCGTGTCTGATgcattccaaaaaaataatctccCCCAGCTCAGCCACGTTTCCATGCAGGCGGAGGGTGGGGGATCGGATCACgcctctccccccccctctctttcCCCTCCCCTCTGTGGACCTCTAATGCCCTTAAGGGACACGATTATTATAATCGAGCCTGGTGTTACCGtgggtgcatgcatgtgtcgGTGTGTGCGTGGCAGCAAGGGTCCCTCTGGCCACATCACCAGTGTGTGAGTCAGCCCCAGCCTGTTCAAACATGCACCTTGAGCTGTCAGCCTCAGCACACTTCCCCAGCCGGCTCTGCTAAAAGTCACGTTTCCACCGAGCAGTCCGCCTCACTGCACCGTGGTACGGTTTCGATCGCTCGTGAGGTAACGCAGGTGAACGCCAACAATTGTCTGAGCAGTGACTTGAGTTCCACTCTACAAAGCAAACTTTCTTTGCTTGCACAAGGGTGTTGGAAAATTGTACTGCTGGGTGGAAACAAGCCAAAGACAAatcgattttattttttttaaatttgacaatGGGAGcaatcaattattttgttaaaaaagttttttaatTGGATGGGGGAATCGGAATCTTCTGAATGCTTTGTTTCCTGTAGCTGACGTCATGTTTTTACATCTTTCAACCACAAACTAGTTGAGCCTGATTCAACAGTACACTCCATTTTGGCAGATTTGTTCACGCCGATCCATTTTTCTGCCCATCCCCGGCCCGATACAAGGTCATCTCTGCTGTAACACCTCTCCCTGTCTTTAATTGCACCTTAATCAGAACGAGGCAGGATCCAAAAGCACTTTGTTACAACACAAGGGCACTTTTGTTAACAAAACGGGTACttcaagagagagagagaaaaaaaaaaaagtaagttgCAAACGAGATTGGCCCCTTTCGTCTCACGGCGGTGGAAAATAAAAgcccttcttttttctttgttttgttttcagattTAACAACAAGctgccaaacaaaaaaaagttgcgctccagaaaaaaaactcaataaaAAGATGTATGAAAATGTAACTGATTGCACTTGAAGTTAGCTGTTAGCGAGCTGTCGAAATCTCTTTAGTAGACGGAGAgcggtgtgtgtttgtgtgagtatGCATTGCCTTCTGGTGGACTGGAGGGTCTGGGGACAAGCTTGTGTAAACAAACGTTGCCCCATCTGTTCCCCAGCTTCCCTCCGAAGCGTGCGACCATAACGGGCCCCAATGTTGTAAAACACCTCATCGGACAGTCGCTTGTTTACTTCACAGCTCTCTTGGCGCACATTTGCATAAATCTCGGTTTACCCTCGCTGGTCATTGTCGGCGGCTGTCCGGGTCTTGGGAGTGTACTTTTGAGTTAGTCCCCAATCTcgtaaaacaacaaacaaacaaaaagcaaccTGATGTCTGTATACTGTCTTGAATAGGGACCCTAAACCAGTTTTGTTCCTTAACCTTTGAGCCATCTAAACCTGTGTAACTTTGGACCTTTATATTTCTTCTCGTCTTGGGGTGCTTTCACACCTGCTTACGTTCCTAAGTCAATTTTAATCCGAATTGAAACCGTCAAATCAATGAATCAGGTCCTGAGTGCGTTAATGTTGGATGTGGGCAGAGTCTATTAGGCCTTCAGTGCCAGAAAGGTGGCAGTAAACCAGTGTCTTGTTTGGGATTTCAAACCTGATAGCACCAAAGGTTGGTGCTTCAGCTGAGCGTAGCGCAAACGTTTGCACTAATTGTCAATGTTCTTGTCCTGCTGGTGAGAGACGGCTTCAGAAAGGCCACATGGGTGGACCTGGGTCGGTCCTGCCCCATAGAAGTGATCTTGTATAGTCTATATGTAATATACGTTGACTAATACCAAAGGAGAGTCAAGATATTTTAAGATGTACCAATTAAATTGTTGGGTTTGAAACCTCGGTGAATCCAACTTGCACGGTTCCCTTTGTGAAAGGTTCCACATTTTGGCCTCATTAGAAATATTTGGGCCGGTTTTTACGGTGTGCAAAGATATGGGACACACAGATGAGAGTTATGGATTTTCAGTCCAACTGATGAatcaatttgactttttattcaaTGATA from the Syngnathus acus chromosome 4, fSynAcu1.2, whole genome shotgun sequence genome contains:
- the zbtb7a gene encoding zinc finger and BTB domain-containing protein 7A, whose protein sequence is MSSGAGGRGGRRLRGTSGGGGRGVAGEAEEGPVGIPFPEHSADILGSLNKQRLSGLLCDVLLITQEREFPAHRSVLASCSSYFHKLFTSGAAADQRNVYNIDFVAAEALGALLDFAYTATLTVSHSSVADILAAARLLEIPPVQDVCTHLLDTKVLSPPAGSEQRNEDEERGRGGGEQGNQVLAREFLEYFQRGAHWGSSCSTPELRDLPTHLHFNHGNGGTPSNGAPGGPGEYYSPLALALAQAPIHEPEEEEDEEEDDEDGETVQGNGINLGSFYCPPSQNGHFYLPPEARPGLEAPETEDSALQLIARERGSASALLQQMMDSIERQKQRGAAGEDPGDGDDPDMEFYYNYFNSTQLEDTPSTGVTSSGTPLWLSRSNSGHDRVGGGERGVGERGGGGERKMRSKAFQKCPICSKVIQGAGKLPRHIRTHTGEKPYECTICKVRFTRQDKLKVHMRKHTGEKPYLCTQCGAAFAHNYDLKNHMRVHTGLRPYQCSSCFKTFVRSDHLHRHLKKDGCNGIPSRRGRKPRMREPGLLDAPMGLLSPGSDTSLEPHIIKEQQLSEALKSEVEGARAHSPQLAGGGTP